The genomic DNA CCTAGCTTGCGGCTGCCACCCTAAGAAAAGCCTTCGGGGTCCTTGTGTATTAAGTGGTCTTAGCTTCGACTGCTTGAGTAACATTTTCCCCAGTTGGCTTTTGACTGGCAGCCGTCCCATCATCTAAATGCGTACTCACTCCCACGTTTTGCGGGTGCCCATCCTTCTCTGGAACAGccgcagcttcttttcctAAAACTTCTGGGACATCAGTACTCTCGCCTGCCTCTTTGTGCAGTTTGGCAAGCCTGGCTTCCTCCTTGCGTTGCAGGTTCAATTCagtgagctcttcttccgtTATCAAGTGATGCTTATGTGATTTTGCTGCAGATTTGAGCTCCCCTTTATCGTCCAGTTCGCAGGACTCAATGCTTACAACCCACGGGTCAGCCATTACTTCGTTCATCAGTATTCTCTTTCTGGGATCTAGCTGTAGCATTTGGCCGATGATATGCCTCGAATGACGCGGCAGCAACTTAAGAAGCCTATAGGCGCCCCTGGTAGGGTCCTTTTCATTGTCAGTCTCCTCGCAAAACAACCTGAAAGACTGATACTTGTCGCGAGGCGCCTTCCACGGAAACCGCCTGAGTGTCATACAATAAAACATGATAGCAACCGACCAAACATCAACAGGGCGAGGATCGTAGGAAGGGTACGTGAGTAGTTCTGGCGCTAGGTAGGGGTCAGAGCCCACGATGCCTCGTGCATTGAGGATTTCCTGCTCGTATGGGTActgaaaaacaacagcGCTACCGAAGTCGATCAATTTCAGGATTCCTTGTGATGTGACAACACAGTTGTCAAGCTTCAGGTCTCGATGAGCAAGACCTGTTTTATGAAGATAAGCCACCCCATTGCAAATCTGCTTGAAATAACATGCTATTTCATGTTTTGTCATGAGGTCACTCATTACTAAAGTAAAAAAGTCATATGGGCAATACTCCATTACCACGAGAAAGTTTGGCCCCTCTTGTAGCAGGTCCAACGTTTCAATAATGTTGCAGTGGTGTAGCGTTGAACCAATGCAAAACTCAGCGGTAACCTTTTTTGAATATTCAATTTGTGATTCTTTGGTTCCACGCGCCCGAAAACGTTTCACAGCAAATAGTTTACCATCCATAGACTTGACTACCGAAACAGACCCCGAGGCCCCCTCTCCAATCATTTTCCCCGGAATTCCATACTTCTCAATAAGCTCTCGGGCACTATCGGCTTCATATAGTGTTTTGGCAGTTGATTTAGAATCGGGCCCTGAAACCGCCACAGGCgtttgcgctttttgagGAGACGCATCTTCCCCATggatctttttgaagaatctCTTTAAATGCAGTACTTTCCTCTTCGGTTTCTCGTGTGCAAGCTTGGGCGGGGTGTTTCTTCTCTGCTGTTCTTCGATTTGTCGTTGCATTATCTGTGCAGGATGCATATGGGGAGCTGAAGGAGACACGGAGTTTGCTACATGAGTTTGGGATGAATATGCTGAGTTGTTCTTGCTCGGGCCAAACGAAACGTAGTTATGAGGATTGTGCAAATGTTTTGCCTCGGCGTGACTCAATTGCGGATGGTCCATCATCGGGACTGCTGACCTTAATCTCTGATATGAATCTTGAGATTTAGTGCTAGAATTACTGTGTTTTGGTGATAAGATGGAACCTAGGAGCTCTTTTCCCGATTCATTGTTTGAGGAATGGCTGTTTCCCTTGAACAACTTTCCGAGCCCAAATCCGTGtttcttgccaaaaaaGTGAGAGGTGAGCGATGAAGTCGAACCATTCGACTTTATCGAAGACGCCTCGTTGGCACTCGGCGTCGCACTAAGGTGTTCTTGTCGAGGCATTTCCTCGTGGTGTTATACAGATTCAACGGAGACGAAGCCGAGCTCAACGCGGAGTCGAGGGTTGCGTGGGATAGACGGATAAACTCGGAGCAAGGTGGTACAAATATTGTCCGTTTCGCTTGAGCTCACTTGCTGCCAAAAGTTGGCAGCAAACCAAAGGTCTTTGATTACCCTTTCACAGGTCTATAATTACAGCAGACCGAGTAAAGCCGGTATAATTCGTATATAGTGCAAAATCTACAAAAGACATCGGGCAAAACGTGACTCGAGAACCTGCCTGCCATCAACGCTAGAGAGCAACATCACCTTGTTCGGGGAGATGTATTTCTAAGGGAGTATGCCTCATCGCTGAGTAGCGTTTCTGGCTCCACTCGGTCAGAGGATGAGGATGCTTGGGCAGATCTTCCTCGAATGCTTGCGCTACTCCCTCCATCAGAACTTCCCTGACGGAAGAGGCTAAAAATGCTGCCTCTGCGGCTTTTGGACGGCCTACTCGAGAGTGAATGTGCCATGTTATCGTCACCAGAGCCGCCGCTCTCATGAACATTGTTAGATTCGTTGATAACGACGCCTTGAGACTCGTCCCAGTCCTTGGCAGGTGCAATGATGGTCTTGGGGACACCTTTGACAGTCACAACACTCTCGACAATTCCCTTGATACTTGGTCGGTACGACGAAGATATGAGCTGTGTTTCAGAAGCTGGCTCGCTTGGCTGCCGATCGGAGGTGGAGTTTGAAGTGCTTGCAGCGTTTTCATGCGAGATTGTCGACAAATTTCCAACATCTTCAGCAGGCGTAGACTGTTTCGAGGTGACGGCCTGGGTACTTTCTCCGGTCTCCAATGTATGAGCCATTGCTTTCTTTGCCGCACCCAAATGCTCTCGAAGAATCGAGGTATCGGAATGCTGGGCAGAGTTGATGGAACCAGATCTTGTAGACTTGGGCGATACATCTGTGCCCCCGTAGCCAGGTGAACTCAACTTGAGATGGTGTCCTGGGATGTCTATCTGCCTCTTGACTTTGACATGGGGATTTTGGGTATGAAGTGGATTGGAAGCAAGATTGGAAGGCACAACGCCAGAAACATGATGCGCGACTTTGGGCTTTTGGACCGGGTCTGGAGATTCTTCGAGCAAGGGAGAGTTTTCGCCCGTGTTATCAACCGAGTGCCGCTGGGTAACTTTGTACAGTGAATGCAGGTATGAGGTTATATgcctctttgaaagaggccCTGGTTGTTCGCGCATGATGCGCTGGTGaatatcaacaaaaacgtcCGACTCATCAACAATTTCCTCGCCAATAAGCTCTTCGATCACATCTTCCAATGTCAGCACGCCGAGGGCACCCGAGGAGCTGCCGGGTTCTTGCGACACCACACACATGTGGGACTTaccttcttgaaaatagtTAAGAATGTTCAAACACGAGGTGTCAGGCGAGGTCTCAGGCAAGGTTGCCAGCGGGAAGTGCGACACAGGGAGGCAGTCGTCAGGGTCATACGATATAAGCACGCGGACCAGAAGCATGCCAATGAAGTTGTTTTTCTCGCCGGGGAGATGAATGGGGATACGGGAGAACCCGGAGTTGAAGATCTCCCCCACTGTCTTCTCGTCGAGCGTAGCGTCCGCGCTCATGGTGAAGACGTTCACAATGGGGGTCATGATTTCAGAcaccttcttctcttttaGGTCCAAAACAGCCGAGATAATGGTGACTTCATCGTTGGTGAGTCGGTCCACGCCCATGGTTCTGTGCAGGGTGACCAGAGTCTTGAGGCCGGACTTTTTGTACATGGTGCCGTGGTCTTCTCCCAGGATCCAATCCAGAAGAAGTGCCACGGGGTAGGCGACCGGATACATGGCGTACATGAGGACCAGAACGAACGGGCAGAAGAACGCCCCGACCTCCAGCCCATACCGGACACAGATGGACTGCGGTATTACTTCGCCGAAAATGACAATGAGAACCGTACTAGAGACCACCGCCTGCCAGCCGCCTCCGAGGCAGCGGTCCAGGACAATGGGAAGCGTCTCATTCGTGATAACGTtggacagcagcagcgtgACAAGGAGCCAGTGCTTTCCCTTGGATATCAGGTTGAGGACTTTTGTGGCGGCGCGCTGCTCCCTTGGCGTGCCCGACGTGCTGATGACCTTCAGGTAGACTTCGTCCTGGCCCATCAGGCCCAAAGTCAGGCCAGCAAACACGCCTCCCAGCAGCACGAGGAGCACGGAAATACTGAGAAAAGTTGCGAAGCGGGCTTCTTGGATCTCGTCGTTTTCGGCAACGTGGGCAATGGGGCGGCCGGAGATGGCGTGGATCAGCGAGAACAGCCATACTGTCCTTCGCACGCTGAGAAGCGTACCGGGGGAAGCCATGAATCTGTGGAGTTCGACGCGGGGTGCTTGTGCGGGTACGGTAGAGGTGAAGACCTCCGCAGAAGCCATGAAATCTTTACTGCGAAATGCGTGCGTATGAAGTGACATATTTTCGGGGAAGGGTCGGTGTTCTGATGCGTTGTCACGGGGCCGCACATGCTCTCCGTTGCGCTGCCACGTGGGGCGTGCACCCCTGGTTGCCCACGTACGCAGGGACGGCTCTGACCTGGGTCACATCACATGACACTACGTGTGCGCGGCACGTGCCCGGCGACAAAATTCCGCAGTCACGTGCGCAACCGTTGCGGCTCAAACGCTTGGCCGCCGCGAAGGGCGCGCTTGTGCTGCACCCGCTATCGGCCAGCGCACCCGCACGCGCATTGTGGACACCAACGCGACTTCGGCAAGAAGCGCGCTTGCCGAGTGATTTCTTCTGTACAGCGTCCAAAACCCTGCGGCAGCACCCACACCCGCACGTCCCGCGCGGGAAGCCAGTCGGGGTGCACGTGACACCGCCCAGCAGCTTATGCGAGCTCCGGAGCACGTGATACGGCCTCCTCTCACGTGCATGTTCTCCGGCCGTCCCGCAGTGACTCAGCGCTAGCCCCTCTTGGACAATGGCGGAGCCCGCTGCACAGCTTCCACGCCCTCTAGCCGCTCAAACACGCTGCcgtcgccgccgccggccCCGATCCGGCCTCGAGCTTCCTCAGAAGGCTTCCTGTCGCCCCTGGCAACATGCTGTGGTCCGCATTCCGCATTCCGCGCTTCGCATTTGGAATCCCGAGATTGCATAGAACCCACGTGATCTGTCCCTCAGCTTCTGGATATGGCCATCGCAAGACGCAACTCGCGCGCCCCGCTGACGTACACGCGTACGCACCCACACCCAACAGGGCAGCCGCGCGGGCTGGGACGCAGCTTGGCCGACGCGGCCCCGCGCCCTCAGGCATGCGGACAAAAATTAGTGGACAAATTGCGGAATAGTGGGTCAAGATCTAAAAAAAGAAAGAATGATAGACCCGAAAACTGGGCCTAGGACAAGCCGTCACCAGGTCAAATGACCGGCAAATTTTGTACCATGGCCTGACCTGATGGTCACCGGGTCAAAATTTGAGGGTCAAACGTCCGATTGGCCCTGCTGGCGTTCCCGTTGCGACAATTGGGCCGTCGGGCAGGGGCGGGGCCGCTAGCAGCAAATTCGGACAGCTGCTCCAACAGAAAAGCATATATAAAGACAAAGATAATAGATCCAATCAGGGGTTTCATTCTTTGTAATGTTTTCAATCTCCAGAATCACTAGAACTTCTAGTTTCACTACACAGTTTAGAGCGCTATACCGTTTTAAACACTCAGCAAGGAAACTCCAGAGCATCCCTTTCAGCATATACAAGAAAATGTCCGCTGCCGACAGACTGAATCAGACCCACGACATCCTATCCGAATCCGTGCAAGCCGTGGAAAACCCTTTCAAAGTCACCGTGATTGGGTCCGGTAACTGGGGTACCACCATCTCCAAGGTTGTGGCCGAGAACGCTGCGCTAAGACCACACTTGTTCGTCAAGCGTGTCGACATGTGGGTGTTTGAGGAGACCGTCGACGGCCAGAAGTTGACCGAGATCATCAACACCAAGCACCAGAACGTCAAGTACCTGCCTAACATCGACCTGCCAGAGAACCTGGTCGCCAACCCAGACTTGGTCTCTGCCGTCAAGGACGCCGACATCCTGGTCTTCAACATCCCTCACCAGTTCTTGCCACGCATTGTCTCCCAGTTGCAGGgcaacatcaagaaggacgCCCGTGCCATCTCCTGTTTGAAGGGTTTCGACGTGTCCAAGGACGGTGTCAAGCTGCTATCCACCTACGTCACCGAGAAGCTCGGAATCACCTGTGGTGCCCTTTCCGGTGCTAACTTGGCCCCAGAGGTTGCCAAGGAGAACTGGTCCGAGACCACTGTTGCCTACGAGTTGCCAAAGGACTTCAAGGGCGAGGGCAAGGACGTCGACCACGCCGTCTTGAAGGCTTTGTTCCACAGACCATACTTCCACGTCAACGTCATTGACGATGTCGCTGGTATCTCTGTTGCCGGTGCCTTGAAGAACGTTGTCGCTCTAGGTTGCGGTTTCGTCGAGGGTCTAGGCTGGGGTAACAACGCCTCCGCTGCCATCCAGAGAGTTGGTTTGGGTGAGATCATCAAGTTCGGTCAGATGTTCTTCCCAGACTCCCGTGTCGAGACCTACTACCAGGAGTCCGCCGGTGTTGCTGACTTGATCACCACCTGCTCTGGTGGTAGAAACGTCAGAGTCGCCACCCACATGGCCAAGACTGGTAAGTCTGCCGAGGAGTGCGAGAAGGAGCTGTTGAACGGCCAGTCCGCCCAGGGTATTCACACATGTAAGGAGGTCCACGAGTGGTTGGCCGAGTGCGGTAAGACCGATGAATTCGTTCTGTTCGAGGCCGTTTACCAGATTGTCTACGAGAACGCTCCTATGGACACTTTGCCAGACATGATCGAGGATCTGCAGGGTGTTAACATTCCAAAGGAGGAAGGCGAGCACAGCGAATAAGTGCTTGGCCGGACTTAGTCCCCACAGTCATCCAAAATATATTGCATAAACCAACAGCGAAGGTCAGGCAACCTTCTATATACTCACTGTAAAGTAGTTATTCTAACAACGCTCTAGAGAGCCGTTTTTATTATAtttcaaacaaaattaaaTTAAGGGCTATTAAGAAGACCCTTCGGTATGTCTCGGACGAGCACGAGTAAGAGCGTAAACTCAGATCCAAATGCCTTGACTTCGCGTCAATTCGCCGATGCTTTATCGGCGCGTTAACAGTTTTAAAAGCGATGTGATTATCGGTGAAGCAGGTCGTTGTGCTCAACCCTTCAAACCAGCGTGAAGTTTGGCGAAACCGCATTAAACCACTGCACAACTGACACCGCAGGGCAGCGTTGCTGTTGAGTACAATGCATTTGCACCAAAAGTAATTGGAGCTCCGCTCTTGCAAATTCGAGCATACACCAAAACCCTGTGGCTGCGTGCTTTGCCCATgctcttttcaacaacctcAATCGAGAGTAAAGGAGAAAGCTGCACCAGTCAATTTCCTTTTGATATCGTTACAATAGCATCCTTCGCCATTACCAGTGCCATGCATCTTGAACTCTGAGCTGAGACGCGCTGCAACAATTCTTAGCTGAGAGACAACGTTTAATCTTTTTGGCGAATTCTCGAGCCATTAAAGCTACCCCTGCGAGGTCCTCACCACACGTTGACACAAAGTAGTAGTTTAAAGCCCCTCAATTTAGCCGCTGagcttcagcagcgagCAGACAAAGAATTACGGCGATTGAAGATTTGATTGGATGGCACGAATAAACACATTTGACTTGAAGAGTTGCCAAAATGTGCTTGCCGCACGCCCAATGGTTCTAACGTCAAGTATTCATTAGCGGCGCTTGGAGTAGCGAGCTTCTCATCGTATCTTGAAATAAGAGCATGGGCTAAAAATTCAATTTAATAAGGTCAGTGATGCTGAATTCGCACCTTTTATAAAGCCCGAGCCGAGCATCCTAAAATTCGATCTCCAGATCTTCATCTCCTTGACATTACATGTGCTCTTTCAATTGACATTTAGGTTCTGTTCCTAACCTTTTTTGccacaagtttttgaatctGGCCCCGAAAAATAGCCCAAAATCACGCTTGCAGATCCCAGCAGTGCCTCGAAAGCTATTCGTATCTAGAACCTCTAACAGCTATACACATGGTTAGACCCGCGACGGTTCTGAAAACTATCCGCCTTTCATTCTACACAACGGTATTCAATGTACCGATAACATAATAAAGCGCCCCCTCAAGAAGAGCCGTGCTTGCAACCCAATCCACTGCATTTCATTGCAAGATaatcaaaatttgagacATTTGAGGCGATCGATCTATGCCTTTCTGGTGCCCCGGAAAACAGATTGACACTAAATGTGTAAAGGCGCTACTCCCTGTACAAAATACATGATTCCTTTCGCTTGAACTAACAAAGGCTCGCAAACACAAGGGACCTACAGAAGCAAAACTAAAGGACCTAAAATAACCCTTGGTGGTTGTGCAAGAAGCATCGCGTATGATGTTGTAGAACGCTATCTTTGAAGGCGCACCTCCAGCATGCTGCACGAAGAAACCGTTAACCTGAGTATTTTAGTactcaaaaaaagataCTTCTCTGGTTCATTGTGCAAAGGTCAAAAGGCCTGCTccgctttcaaagctatTAGTGTTTGGGTCAAAGCTATAGACTTGAAAAACGCACGCCACCTGTGCCGCGATGCCTCACGCCTGCATGCGATAGAACCACCGGTGGCATGACGATGGTCGCGATACAGCGCATGGTAGAGTTCACCCACTTCTTTCGTTAAGCGGAGACTGCAAGCTCGTACCCGGCGATGGCATCACCTGTCTCTTGCTAAAACAACACTGCGTTAAAGCGACGCAGATCCTAGGTCAGGCGTGCAGTAGGTCAAGGAATGTTTTACCGGGGCCGAGGTGTGCCGCGAACGTGGCTCGCTTCAAGTCACGGTGGCCTTCTGAACAAACGCTCCGTAAAAGGCCAGAATAAAAAATTCTGTGAACAGTGTGTTGAGGTCTCGGCACGTTCGCTTACGCTTACGCGATAATTTCAAAGCTGGATTATATATGTTGCAAGGCGTGTTTCGAAACTCAGAAGCCAGTGTTGGGCTCTATATAGAGATAACTGGCAATATTTACTCAAAAGCACGCAAATGGACCAAGGGAATTGGCAGCAATTAATCGACGTGCTGAGCTAAGAACCTTATAAACAATTACCGTGAAAGTTAACTACAGATGTCTACAAACACAAATGCCAGAGTTTTTGGCGCACTTTGAACGCCGCGCTCAGCGGCTGTGTCAATCACATACCCTCTGCGCCAGTATAATAATCATGGAGGATAGCACAGTTAACACTGTTGCTAATCGAAGTATGCTCAAACTTTGAAATACGAAGGCTAAATATTTCAAGACAGACGCAATTgcagcgatgagctcttcgctAATACGACGGCCTCCCTGAAATTAGTTTGTGAGCTGTGATtacttcaattttgaacCTCTGAAAGCGGACACTCCCAGTTTTTCATCCAGGCAGTCTGTATATAACTACAGTAGAGAACTGGCCCACatcaattttgtttttgcttggGCTCGCGGCTTTATGCGAAGACTACACATCTGACTTAACATATCACGTGCCAGGAAAACCTTCTAAGCGCGTCAAAGCCTAGAGGAAACTTTAAGCTCCATAGCTTTTGGGAGCCTCGTGACCTGCTGATAAGAAATTTAATTTATTTCACGAGCTAGAGGCTGCGATAAGCTTAACGGCGAAATTCAACTTGGCCTTTCAGCAGAAACTGTAGCGCCGCGACATGGAGAAGTTTATGAGCCGCATCAGTTGTGACTCTTCGGGAATTGGTTAATTGACTGCTTCCGCCTGTGAACTTGCTGACCGCCAGGCTCATGGTCACGATACACGCCTATACCGGAAAAGTCAACATTGACTCATTTCACTATCCTTAGAAACAGGTGTACAGATAAGAAAGAAGCCTTTATCCGAATTCCTGAAATACCAATGGCATATAAAGAGGGCAGTAGACGTCGTCCCTTCTCATCCTTCAACAGCATTTAATCGCAGCATTACAAGCACAAATACAAGCTCAATGTCTAAGGGAAAAGTTTGTCTAGCATACTCCGGAGGTTTGGACACCTCTATCATTCTCGCCTGGTTGTTGGAAGAGGGCTACGAGGTTGTGGCCTTCATGGCCAACGTCGGGCAAGAAGAGGACTTCGATGCCgctgaaaagaaggccatGGCTATCGGTGCCACTAAATACGTGTGTGTTGACTGCAGAGAGGACTTCGTCAAAGACGTTCTGTTCCCAGCCGTTCAAGTCAACGCTGTATACGAGGATGTGTACCTGATGGGTACCTCGCTGGCTAGACCAGTGATCGCCAAGGCGCAAATCGACGTCGCCGAGGCTGAAGGCTGTTTCGCCGTTGCCCACGGTTGCACAGGTAAGGGTAACGACCAGATCCGTTTCGAACTAGGTTTCTACGCCTTGAAGCCAGACGTCAAGGTTATTGCCCCATGGAGAGACCCAGCATTCTTTGAGCGTTTCGCCGGCAGAAAGGACCTGTTGGACTACGCTGCTGAGAAGGGCATTCCTGTCACCCAGACCAAGGCCAAGCCATGGTCTACCGATGAGAACCAGGCTCACATCTCTTACGAGGCTGGTATCCTAGAAGACCCCGACACCACTCCTCCTAAGGGCATGTGGAAGCTGATTGTTGACCCACAGGATGCCCCAGACAAGCCAGAGGACCTAACTATCGTCTTTGAGAAGGGTATTCCTGTCAAGATCTCATTTACCGAGGACGGCGAGGCCAAGGAAGTTACCAAGCCGCTAGACGTCTTTTTGACTGCCTCCAACTTGGCTAGAAGAAACGGTGTGGGCAGGATCGACATCGTTGAGGATCGTTACATCAACCTGAAGTCTAGAGGCTGTTACGAGCAGGCTCCTTTGACCGTCTTGAGAAGGGCTCACGTTGACCTGGAAGGTCTGGTACTAGACAAGGAAGTCCGCCATTTGAGAGACCAGTTTGTCACTCCAACATACTCTAGACTAATGTACAACGGTTCCTACTTCACCCCCGAATtcgacttcatcaagtcaATGATTGCTCCCTCGCAGACTCATGTCAATGGCCAAGTCAGACTCAGACTGTACAAGGGTAACGTCATTGTTCTAGGTAGATCTTCCGAGACTGAGAACCTCTACGATCCAACTGAGTCCTCCATGGACGAGTTGACTGGCTTCTTGCCCACCGACACTACCGGCTTCATCGCTATCCAGGCTATCAGAGTCAAGAAGTATGGtgaagccaagaaggccaaggGAGAAAAACTCACTTTGTAATCATATAGAGAGCACATACCCTGTTAATAAGTTGAACCCTGGATCTTGTATTTGAACGTTGTCAACCCTTAAAGTATTGAGAGGAAAGCGTTCTCTATCACATGACTTGTAAAGACGTTTTTCAGGGTCAGCCGTCTGACCAAACGGCGATTATATCCAATTGGTCGCGCGAACAGCAGGCTCATCCATAAGATTCCGCCAGATTGCTCTTTGCAAGTATTTAAAGAGCAGCGGTCGTTCTTGTATGTTAAGGACCTTAAAAAGtggtctttcaagagctttgcGCAGTGCAAAAGGAACAAAACCCTATTCAAAATCATCCATCATGGCTAAGAGCACGTACCTGGCCGATCATAAGGCCCCGCTCGTAATGCTCAGCGCAAAGGATTTCTTTGCGCAATTGAGTCGTGACGAAAAATTTTATGCTCACTACATGTCAAAAGCTTCCCACGCAGGGTCTAGAGTTGTGCTGAGACAGGTTTCTCACGAAAGTGAATCTATTTACGACCTGATCAAGACCATCCATGAAAAGTTGAAGGGTACCTACCCAGAGGGCGAAGAAACTGACTTATACCTGGAATACGTTTCTCAGTTCCTCTCCAACTTAGGTAACTATAAATCCTTTGGCGATTTTAAGTTTGTCCCCCGTTGCTCGGAATCATTTATTATGGGCCTTCTAGAATTGGCCGGCATCGACAAAAATTCGAAGCCCTCAAATAAGTCCTGTCCTTACAAAACATGGGCCGATGTTGTTTCCAAAGGCATATTCCATGTCGACGAGAAGTGCGCATTGCTTGGTTTCCCTTCTGAGGGTCATTGTTCCTCATATTACTTTGGAGATGTGTCGCCAGAAGATATGagacttttgaaagacgaAGTATTTGGCCATTTGAAAATCTTACCCGAGAATACAAGAATCAAGAAGTTAAGCAGCAACAATTTCGAAATCCTCGTTGCCTCAAAGGTTTCAAACTACACTTTGCCTGAATACCCAAAATCACCAGTCAAACTCTCGAATGGAGCCGAAGTTATTTTTGTGTTTGGCGACCATTCCCGCGAAATGGGCTTAATCGCAGACTACCTTCGCAAAGCTCGCGATTATGCGGCTAATGATACCCAAAAAAGCATGCTAGATGCCTATATTAAGCACTTCGAAACCGGTTCATCTCACGCGCACAAAGATTCCCAAAAACTTTGGGTTAAGGACTTATCTCCAGTCATTGAAACAAACGTTGGTTTTATCGAGACATACAGAGAGCCATCTGGTATAATTGGTGAATTTGAATCTTTGGTTGCgattcaaaacaaagagcgCACTCAGAAGTTTGCAACTATGGTCCAGAATGCTGGAAAGTTCATTTCTTTGTTGCCCTGGGACaaagaatttgagaagccCAAGTTCCAACCCCCAGACTTCACTTCTTTGGAGGTCTTGACTTTTGCAGGTAGTGGAATTCCAGCCGGTATTAACATTCCGAACTATGATGATGTTAGGTTAAACATTGGATTCAAGAATGTTTCCTTAGGAAACATTCTGAGCTCATCTCTAGGGTCTAAAATGCCCATCACTTTTGTGACTGATGACGACCGcaagatcttggaaaagttcCAGAGCGATTCATTTGAAGTCCAAGTTGGTATTCACGAGTTGTTGGGCCATGGTTCCGGAAAGCTGTTGAGCGAACTGGATGATGGCACGTTCAATTTTGATAAAGAAAATCCTCCGCTAGGTCTTGAAGGAAAACCTGTGACTACATACTACAAAAAGGGAGAGACATGGGGTTCCAAATTTGGCCAGCTTGCTGGTGCATTTGAAGAATGTCGTGCGGAAGTCATTGCCATGTATCTGATTACAAATcgcgagctt from Lachancea thermotolerans CBS 6340 chromosome F complete sequence includes the following:
- the RTK1 gene encoding putative serine/threonine protein kinase RTK1 (similar to uniprot|Q12100 Saccharomyces cerevisiae YDL025C Protein of unknown function potentially phosphorylated by Cdc28p); this encodes MPRQEHLSATPSANEASSIKSNGSTSSLTSHFFGKKHGFGLGKLFKGNSHSSNNESGKELLGSILSPKHSNSSTKSQDSYQRLRSAVPMMDHPQLSHAEAKHLHNPHNYVSFGPSKNNSAYSSQTHVANSVSPSAPHMHPAQIMQRQIEEQQRRNTPPKLAHEKPKRKVLHLKRFFKKIHGEDASPQKAQTPVAVSGPDSKSTAKTLYEADSARELIEKYGIPGKMIGEGASGSVSVVKSMDGKLFAVKRFRARGTKESQIEYSKKVTAEFCIGSTLHHCNIIETLDLLQEGPNFLVVMEYCPYDFFTLVMSDLMTKHEIACYFKQICNGVAYLHKTGLAHRDLKLDNCVVTSQGILKLIDFGSAVVFQYPYEQEILNARGIVGSDPYLAPELLTYPSYDPRPVDVWSVAIMFYCMTLRRFPWKAPRDKYQSFRLFCEETDNEKDPTRGAYRLLKLLPRHSRHIIGQMLQLDPRKRILMNEVMADPWVVSIESCELDDKGELKSAAKSHKHHLITEEELTELNLQRKEEARLAKLHKEAGESTDVPEVLGKEAAAVPEKDGHPQNVGVSTHLDDGTAASQKPTGENVTQAVEAKTT
- the MAM3 gene encoding Mam3p (similar to uniprot|Q12296 Saccharomyces cerevisiae YOL060C), whose product is MSLHTHAFRSKDFMASAEVFTSTVPAQAPRVELHRFMASPGTLLSVRRTVWLFSLIHAISGRPIAHVAENDEIQEARFATFLSISVLLVLLGGVFAGLTLGLMGQDEVYLKVISTSGTPREQRAATKVLNLISKGKHWLLVTLLLSNVITNETLPIVLDRCLGGGWQAVVSSTVLIVIFGEVIPQSICVRYGLEVGAFFCPFVLVLMYAMYPVAYPVALLLDWILGEDHGTMYKKSGLKTLVTLHRTMGVDRLTNDEVTIISAVLDLKEKKVSEIMTPIVNVFTMSADATLDEKTVGEIFNSGFSRIPIHLPGEKNNFIGMLLVRVLISYDPDDCLPVSHFPLATLPETSPDTSCLNILNYFQEGKSHMCVVSQEPGSSSGALGVLTLEDVIEELIGEEIVDESDVFVDIHQRIMREQPGPLSKRHITSYLHSLYKVTQRHSVDNTGENSPLLEESPDPVQKPKVAHHVSGVVPSNLASNPLHTQNPHVKVKRQIDIPGHHLKLSSPGYGGTDVSPKSTRSGSINSAQHSDTSILREHLGAAKKAMAHTLETGESTQAVTSKQSTPAEDVGNLSTISHENAASTSNSTSDRQPSEPASETQLISSSYRPSIKGIVESVVTVKGVPKTIIAPAKDWDESQGVVINESNNVHESGGSGDDNMAHSLSSRPSKSRRGSIFSLFRQGSSDGGSSASIRGRSAQASSSSDRVEPETLLSDEAYSLRNTSPRTR
- a CDS encoding glycerol-3-phosphate dehydrogenase family protein (uniprot|Q7ZA45 GPD Glycerol-3-phosphate dehydrogenase [NAD+] (EC 1.1.1.8)), with amino-acid sequence MFSISRITRTSSFTTQFRALYRFKHSARKLQSIPFSIYKKMSAADRLNQTHDILSESVQAVENPFKVTVIGSGNWGTTISKVVAENAALRPHLFVKRVDMWVFEETVDGQKLTEIINTKHQNVKYLPNIDLPENLVANPDLVSAVKDADILVFNIPHQFLPRIVSQLQGNIKKDARAISCLKGFDVSKDGVKLLSTYVTEKLGITCGALSGANLAPEVAKENWSETTVAYELPKDFKGEGKDVDHAVLKALFHRPYFHVNVIDDVAGISVAGALKNVVALGCGFVEGLGWGNNASAAIQRVGLGEIIKFGQMFFPDSRVETYYQESAGVADLITTCSGGRNVRVATHMAKTGKSAEECEKELLNGQSAQGIHTCKEVHEWLAECGKTDEFVLFEAVYQIVYENAPMDTLPDMIEDLQGVNIPKEEGEHSE
- the ARG1 gene encoding argininosuccinate synthase (highly similar to uniprot|P22768 Saccharomyces cerevisiae YOL058W ARG1 Arginosuccinate synthetase catalyzes the formation of L-argininosuccinate from citrulline and L-aspartate in the arginine biosynthesis pathway potential Cdc28p substrate); this encodes MSKGKVCLAYSGGLDTSIILAWLLEEGYEVVAFMANVGQEEDFDAAEKKAMAIGATKYVCVDCREDFVKDVLFPAVQVNAVYEDVYLMGTSLARPVIAKAQIDVAEAEGCFAVAHGCTGKGNDQIRFELGFYALKPDVKVIAPWRDPAFFERFAGRKDLLDYAAEKGIPVTQTKAKPWSTDENQAHISYEAGILEDPDTTPPKGMWKLIVDPQDAPDKPEDLTIVFEKGIPVKISFTEDGEAKEVTKPLDVFLTASNLARRNGVGRIDIVEDRYINLKSRGCYEQAPLTVLRRAHVDLEGLVLDKEVRHLRDQFVTPTYSRLMYNGSYFTPEFDFIKSMIAPSQTHVNGQVRLRLYKGNVIVLGRSSETENLYDPTESSMDELTGFLPTDTTGFIAIQAIRVKKYGEAKKAKGEKLTL